Proteins encoded in a region of the Bacteroidales bacterium genome:
- the rpsL gene encoding 30S ribosomal protein S12 — MPTIQQLVRKGRSKMKYKSKSPALDSCPQRRGVCVRVYTTTPKKPNSAMRKVARVRMTNTKEVNAYIPGEGHNLQEHSIVMVRGGRVKDLPGVRYHVIRGALDTSGVEGRNQRRSKYGTKRPKQKAAK, encoded by the coding sequence ATGCCTACAATACAACAGTTAGTTCGCAAAGGACGCAGTAAAATGAAGTACAAGAGCAAATCGCCTGCCCTTGATTCTTGCCCACAGAGGCGTGGAGTTTGTGTAAGGGTTTACACTACTACTCCTAAGAAACCTAATTCGGCAATGAGAAAAGTGGCAAGGGTTCGTATGACTAACACTAAGGAAGTAAATGCATACATACCGGGCGAAGGTCATAATCTTCAGGAACACTCAATAGTTATGGTTCGTGGTGGTCGTGTTAAGGATTTACCGGGTGTTAGGTACCACGTTATTCGCGGAGCTTTGGATACATCAGGTGTTGAAGGTCGCAACCAGCGTCGTTCAAAATACGGAACAAAACGTCCAAAACAAAAAGCTGCTAAATAA
- the rpsG gene encoding 30S ribosomal protein S7 — protein MRKATPKKKIYLPDPKHNDVLVTRFVNNLMLRGKKNASYKIFYDAIDIVASKSNENGLEVWKKALANITPQVEVRSRRIGGATFQIPSEIRPERKISIGIKSLITHARKRNEKSMSMKLASEILAAYKEEGGAFKKKEDTHRMAEANKAFSHFRF, from the coding sequence ATGAGGAAAGCAACACCAAAAAAGAAAATATATTTACCCGATCCCAAGCATAATGATGTGCTTGTTACACGTTTTGTAAACAATCTTATGTTGCGCGGTAAGAAAAATGCATCTTATAAAATATTTTATGATGCTATTGATATAGTAGCATCGAAATCAAATGAAAACGGATTGGAAGTTTGGAAAAAAGCATTAGCTAATATTACTCCACAGGTTGAAGTAAGAAGCCGCAGAATTGGTGGAGCTACTTTCCAGATTCCTTCAGAAATAAGACCCGAACGTAAAATTTCAATAGGAATCAAATCACTCATTACTCATGCACGCAAACGCAATGAAAAATCGATGAGCATGAAACTGGCTTCCGAAATTTTAGCTGCATATAAAGAAGAAGGTGGCGCTTTCAAGAAAAAAGAAGACACCCACCGTATGGCTGAAGCAAATAAAGCATTCTCTCATTTCAGATTCTAA
- the fusA gene encoding elongation factor G yields the protein MSRNLNYTRNIGIMAHIDAGKTTTTERILFYTGVNRKIGEVDDGAATMDWMVQEQERGITITSAATSCFWNYNNEQYKINIIDTPGHVDFTVEVERSLRVLDGAVALFCAVGGVQPQSETVWRQANKYNVPRISYINKMDRPGADYFKTVTQIRERLGGNPIPIQIPIGCEENFIGVVDLIENKAYQWDDTNQGLNYFEIPIPDDIKDTVVEYRYKLIEGAAEEKDNLLEKFIKDSDSLTKQEIITEIRNATIAGKITPVFCGSSFKNKGVQKLLDAIVAYLPSPSDISTTKGINPFTEKEEIRKADVNDHFSALAFKIATDPYVGKIAFFRVYSGKMKAGEMILNATTGKKERIARIVQMHANKQLPLEEIEAGDIGAAIGFKEIRTGDTLCNEKHPVVFESMTFPEPVIGIAVEPKTQADIDKLANALHRLAEEDPTFKVEIDAETGQTVISGMGELHLEILRDRLKREFNVECNEGKPQVAYKEAITEEVRYRETYKKQTGGKGKFADIEIIVSPADAGVRGLQFINEIKGGSIPKEYIPSIEKGFKAALMNGVLAGFPVESIKIRLIDGSAHPVDSDAFAFEIASRIAFREACQKSKSVLLEPIMKLEVVTPEEYVGDVMSDLNRRRGMTENVTSSIGMQIVDVKVPLAEMFGYVTDLRTITSGRATSTMEFSHYEVTPRNIMEDVLYKLRGIIINS from the coding sequence ATGTCACGCAATCTGAATTATACGAGGAATATAGGCATAATGGCTCATATTGATGCTGGTAAAACCACCACCACTGAGCGTATATTGTTCTATACCGGCGTAAACAGGAAGATTGGCGAAGTTGACGATGGTGCTGCTACTATGGACTGGATGGTGCAGGAGCAGGAAAGAGGTATTACTATTACTTCTGCAGCTACATCATGTTTCTGGAATTATAATAATGAACAATATAAAATAAATATCATAGACACTCCCGGACACGTTGATTTTACTGTTGAAGTAGAACGTTCATTACGTGTACTCGATGGAGCTGTTGCTCTTTTCTGTGCTGTTGGCGGAGTTCAGCCACAGTCGGAAACAGTATGGCGTCAGGCAAATAAATATAATGTACCTCGTATTAGTTATATTAATAAGATGGACAGGCCGGGTGCTGATTATTTTAAAACTGTTACACAAATTCGCGAACGACTAGGAGGAAATCCTATTCCTATTCAAATTCCTATCGGATGCGAAGAAAATTTTATCGGCGTAGTTGACTTAATTGAAAACAAAGCATATCAGTGGGATGATACCAACCAGGGATTGAATTATTTTGAAATACCTATTCCCGATGATATCAAAGACACGGTTGTTGAGTACCGGTATAAACTCATAGAAGGCGCTGCCGAAGAAAAAGACAACCTTCTGGAAAAATTTATAAAAGACTCCGATTCATTAACAAAACAAGAAATTATTACAGAAATAAGAAATGCCACAATAGCAGGGAAGATTACCCCGGTATTTTGTGGTTCCTCATTTAAGAATAAAGGCGTTCAAAAACTTCTCGACGCAATTGTAGCCTACCTTCCTTCACCCTCCGATATATCTACTACTAAAGGAATCAATCCTTTTACAGAAAAAGAAGAAATAAGAAAAGCTGATGTAAATGATCATTTCAGCGCATTGGCATTTAAAATAGCTACCGATCCATATGTTGGTAAAATCGCATTCTTCAGAGTTTATTCCGGTAAAATGAAAGCCGGAGAAATGATACTGAATGCTACTACCGGCAAAAAAGAACGTATTGCACGTATTGTTCAGATGCACGCCAATAAGCAACTTCCGCTTGAAGAAATTGAAGCCGGTGATATTGGAGCTGCAATTGGATTTAAAGAAATACGTACAGGCGACACCTTATGTAATGAAAAACATCCTGTCGTTTTTGAATCGATGACTTTTCCTGAACCAGTTATTGGTATTGCTGTTGAACCTAAAACTCAGGCCGATATTGATAAACTTGCAAATGCATTACACCGTCTGGCAGAAGAAGATCCTACATTCAAAGTAGAGATTGATGCAGAAACAGGACAAACCGTTATCAGCGGTATGGGTGAATTACACCTGGAAATACTCAGAGACAGGCTTAAACGCGAGTTTAATGTAGAATGCAATGAAGGAAAACCACAGGTAGCATACAAAGAAGCAATTACAGAAGAAGTTCGTTATCGCGAAACATATAAGAAACAAACCGGCGGAAAAGGTAAATTTGCAGATATTGAAATTATTGTTTCTCCTGCAGATGCCGGAGTAAGAGGTTTACAATTTATTAATGAAATTAAAGGCGGCAGTATTCCAAAAGAATATATACCTTCTATTGAAAAAGGTTTTAAAGCAGCATTAATGAATGGAGTTCTAGCAGGATTCCCTGTAGAAAGCATTAAAATCCGCTTAATTGATGGTTCAGCTCACCCTGTTGACTCCGATGCATTTGCATTTGAAATAGCATCACGAATCGCATTCAGGGAAGCTTGTCAGAAATCAAAATCAGTTCTTTTGGAACCGATAATGAAACTGGAAGTAGTTACACCCGAAGAATATGTTGGCGATGTAATGAGCGATTTGAACCGCCGCAGAGGAATGACTGAAAACGTTACATCTTCAATAGGAATGCAAATAGTGGATGTAAAAGTTCCTTTAGCAGAAATGTTCGGATATGTTACCGATTTAAGAACCATTACATCAGGAAGAGCAACTTCAACCATGGAGTTTTCGCATTATGAAGTAACTCCAAGAAATATTATGGAAGATGTTCTTTACAAATTAAGAGGAATAATTATTAATTCATAA
- the rpsJ gene encoding 30S ribosomal protein S10, which yields MSQKIRIKLKSYDYNLVDKSAEKIVKTVKSTGAVVSGPIPLPTNKRIFTVLRSTFVNKKAREQFQLCSYRRLLDIYSTTSKTVDALMKLELPSGVEVEIKV from the coding sequence GTGAGTCAGAAAATTAGAATAAAGTTGAAATCGTACGATTACAATCTGGTTGATAAATCAGCCGAAAAGATTGTAAAGACTGTAAAATCAACAGGCGCTGTAGTAAGCGGTCCTATTCCGTTACCAACGAATAAAAGGATATTTACAGTTTTAAGGTCAACATTTGTTAATAAAAAAGCAAGAGAACAATTCCAGTTATGCTCATACAGGCGTTTGCTTGATATTTACAGCACCACTTCAAAAACTGTTGATGCGCTTATGAAATTGGAATTACCAAGCGGAGTAGAAGTAGAAATTAAAGTTTGA
- the rplC gene encoding 50S ribosomal protein L3: protein MSGLIGKKIGMTSIYDASGKSVPCTVIQAGPCIVTQIKSKDKEGYDAIQLAFEEKSEKHTTKALQKHFEKAGTTPKKKLVEFTRFEEGHRKTYGEVLTTEVFSEGEFVDVVGVSKGKGFQGVVTRHNFSGVGDNTHGQHDRLRAPGSVGASSWPSRVFKGTRMAGRMGGNRVKMINLKIMKILPEKNLIVVKGSVPGPKGSYVLIERFV, encoded by the coding sequence ATGTCAGGATTAATAGGTAAAAAAATTGGAATGACCAGTATTTATGATGCCTCTGGGAAATCAGTACCATGCACAGTTATACAAGCTGGTCCGTGTATTGTTACTCAGATAAAATCTAAAGATAAAGAAGGTTACGATGCTATACAATTAGCTTTTGAAGAAAAAAGTGAAAAGCATACAACAAAAGCATTGCAAAAACATTTTGAAAAAGCAGGGACTACACCTAAAAAGAAATTAGTTGAGTTCACAAGGTTTGAAGAAGGACACAGGAAAACATACGGTGAAGTACTTACAACAGAAGTTTTTAGTGAAGGCGAATTTGTTGACGTAGTTGGAGTATCAAAAGGAAAAGGGTTTCAGGGAGTTGTTACCCGTCATAATTTTAGCGGAGTAGGCGATAATACCCACGGACAACATGACCGTTTAAGAGCACCGGGTTCAGTAGGCGCATCATCATGGCCTTCAAGAGTTTTTAAAGGAACTCGCATGGCTGGTAGAATGGGAGGAAACAGGGTAAAGATGATTAATCTCAAAATAATGAAAATATTACCGGAAAAAAATCTTATTGTTGTTAAAGGTTCGGTTCCCGGTCCTAAAGGCTCATATGTTTTGATTGAAAGGTTTGTATAA
- the rplD gene encoding 50S ribosomal protein L4 has protein sequence MEIEVYNISGKKTAKKVSLNDSIFAVEPNDHAIYLDVKQYLASQRQGTHKSKERSEVSGSTKKLKRQKGTGGARSGDINSPVFVGGGRAFGPKPHDYDFKLNKKVKRLARKSALTYKAKENGIMVLEDFTFEAPKTKNYTELLKNFNLSGKKTLLVIPEINSNILLSARNLKRTKVVTSSDINTYDILDANNLLLVESSVKEIEKMFKVSEK, from the coding sequence ATGGAAATAGAAGTTTATAATATCAGTGGTAAGAAAACAGCAAAAAAAGTTTCATTAAATGATTCTATATTTGCCGTTGAACCTAATGACCACGCTATATACTTAGATGTTAAGCAATATCTGGCAAGTCAGAGACAGGGAACGCATAAATCAAAAGAACGTAGCGAAGTATCGGGAAGTACCAAAAAACTAAAACGTCAGAAAGGTACTGGTGGTGCAAGATCTGGTGATATCAACAGCCCTGTGTTTGTTGGTGGAGGCCGTGCATTTGGTCCAAAACCTCATGATTACGATTTTAAATTAAATAAAAAAGTAAAAAGGTTAGCACGTAAATCGGCGCTTACTTATAAAGCTAAAGAAAATGGAATCATGGTTCTTGAAGATTTCACTTTTGAAGCTCCAAAAACAAAAAATTATACTGAATTACTTAAGAACTTTAATCTTAGCGGAAAGAAAACCCTTTTAGTTATTCCCGAAATAAACAGTAATATTCTTCTTTCTGCACGAAATCTGAAAAGAACAAAGGTGGTTACATCTTCTGATATTAATACTTACGATATTTTGGATGCTAATAATCTTTTATTGGTAGAAAGTTCAGTAAAAGAAATTGAAAAAATGTTCAAAGTATCAGAGAAATAA
- the rplW gene encoding 50S ribosomal protein L23, producing the protein MDILIRPLITEKMTAISEKLKQYGFMVDKSANKLQIKKAVESMYGVTVESVNTIRYSGKRKSRNTKSGLVTGKANAFKKAIVTLQEGQTIDFYSNI; encoded by the coding sequence ATGGATATTTTAATAAGACCTTTAATCACAGAAAAAATGACTGCTATCAGTGAAAAACTGAAACAGTATGGTTTTATGGTTGATAAAAGTGCAAATAAACTGCAGATTAAAAAAGCTGTTGAAAGCATGTATGGTGTTACTGTTGAATCAGTAAATACAATACGTTATTCAGGGAAAAGAAAATCGCGCAATACAAAAAGCGGTTTAGTAACAGGAAAAGCAAATGCTTTCAAAAAAGCTATAGTTACTTTACAAGAAGGACAAACAATTGATTTTTACAGCAATATTTAA
- the rplB gene encoding 50S ribosomal protein L2, giving the protein MALKKLKPTTAGQRFKVISDNSDITSVAPEKSLLAPMKKSGGRNNTGKMTMRYMGGGHKQKYRIIDFKRDKDSIPAVVKTIEYDPNRTARIALLNYADGEKRYIVAPHGLKVGQKIISGRGVAPEIGNTLFIEEIPLGTVIHNIELRPGQGANIARSAGSYAQLLSRDGKYAILKMPSGESRMVLVACKATIGMVSNIDHSLEKSGKAGRERWLGRRPRNRGVVMNPVDHPMGGGEGKASGGHPRSRRGIPAKGYKTRAPKKHSSKYIVERRKK; this is encoded by the coding sequence ATGGCCTTAAAGAAATTAAAACCGACAACTGCCGGACAGCGATTCAAGGTAATCAGCGATAATAGTGATATTACTTCAGTAGCTCCAGAAAAGAGTCTTCTTGCACCTATGAAGAAAAGTGGCGGAAGAAACAATACCGGCAAAATGACTATGCGTTATATGGGTGGTGGTCATAAACAAAAATATCGTATTATTGATTTTAAACGCGATAAAGACAGTATTCCTGCCGTGGTTAAAACCATTGAATATGATCCTAACCGCACAGCCCGTATTGCATTATTGAATTATGCAGATGGCGAAAAACGTTATATCGTAGCCCCTCACGGATTAAAAGTAGGACAGAAAATTATTTCCGGTCGTGGTGTTGCTCCTGAAATTGGCAATACTTTATTTATTGAAGAAATTCCACTTGGAACCGTTATTCACAACATAGAGTTACGTCCTGGTCAGGGTGCTAATATTGCCCGAAGTGCAGGCTCATACGCACAATTACTTTCAAGAGACGGAAAGTATGCAATTTTAAAAATGCCTTCAGGCGAATCCAGAATGGTACTTGTTGCTTGTAAAGCTACCATCGGGATGGTTTCAAATATTGACCATAGTCTTGAGAAATCAGGAAAAGCCGGAAGAGAACGTTGGTTAGGCAGAAGACCTCGCAACAGAGGTGTTGTTATGAATCCTGTTGATCACCCAATGGGTGGTGGCGAAGGTAAAGCATCAGGCGGACATCCACGTTCACGCAGAGGCATTCCTGCTAAAGGATATAAAACACGTGCTCCTAAAAAGCATTCAAGTAAATATATTGTTGAAAGAAGGAAGAAATAA
- the rpsS gene encoding 30S ribosomal protein S19 yields the protein MSRSVKKGPYIHYKLEKKVRANVDSKKKTVIKTWSRASMISPEFVGQTIAVHNGNKFIPVYVTENMVGHKLGEFAPTRIFRGHSGNKEK from the coding sequence ATGAGTCGTTCAGTAAAAAAAGGACCTTATATTCATTATAAGCTAGAGAAAAAAGTTAGAGCCAACGTTGATTCAAAGAAAAAGACCGTTATTAAAACTTGGTCAAGGGCTTCAATGATTTCTCCAGAATTTGTAGGACAGACAATTGCTGTTCACAATGGAAATAAATTCATCCCTGTATATGTTACAGAGAATATGGTTGGACATAAACTTGGTGAATTTGCTCCTACTCGTATTTTTAGAGGACATTCAGGAAATAAAGAAAAATAG
- the rpsC gene encoding 30S ribosomal protein S3, whose product MGQKANPIGNRLGIIKGWDSNWYGGKNYANKLVEDDQIRKYLNARLSKAGVAKIIIERTLKLVTVTINTARPGIIIGKGGQEVDKLKEELKKITNKEVQINITEIKRPELDAVIVSSTIARQIEGRISFRRAIKTAVASTIRMGAEGIKVTISGRLAGAEMARTETYKEGRIPLHTLRADIDYATAEARTTFGCIGIKTWICKGEVYGKRELTPVIGLTSMKSRSNTAPGPRFGKSKKRK is encoded by the coding sequence ATGGGACAAAAAGCAAATCCAATAGGTAATAGACTAGGCATCATCAAAGGATGGGATTCTAACTGGTATGGTGGCAAAAATTATGCAAACAAACTGGTGGAAGATGATCAGATTCGTAAATATCTGAATGCTCGTTTATCAAAAGCAGGTGTTGCAAAAATAATAATTGAACGCACTTTAAAATTAGTTACAGTTACGATCAATACTGCACGCCCCGGAATTATTATTGGCAAAGGTGGTCAGGAAGTTGATAAACTAAAAGAAGAATTAAAGAAAATTACAAATAAGGAAGTTCAGATAAACATTACTGAAATTAAAAGGCCTGAACTTGATGCAGTAATTGTTTCATCTACTATTGCACGCCAGATTGAAGGACGTATATCGTTCCGTAGGGCAATAAAAACTGCAGTTGCATCAACAATAAGAATGGGCGCCGAAGGTATTAAGGTTACTATTTCAGGAAGGTTAGCCGGAGCTGAAATGGCAAGAACCGAAACCTATAAAGAAGGTCGTATTCCATTACATACTTTGAGAGCAGATATCGACTATGCAACAGCAGAAGCACGTACTACTTTCGGATGCATTGGAATTAAAACATGGATTTGTAAAGGTGAAGTGTATGGGAAACGTGAACTAACCCCGGTTATTGGTCTTACCAGCATGAAATCGCGTAGCAATACAGCACCCGGCCCACGTTTTGGAAAAAGTAAAAAAAGAAAGTAA